Genomic DNA from bacterium:
CTCCGCCGGGATCTGAGAGAGCCCGATATCGACGAGCTTCTGCGAATCGTCTTCTACGAATGCGGCCGCTTGCATTGCCGCGCAGAACATCTCGCCGTAGATGCCATTGCGGGTGTGGGTCCAGTGGGCGTCCCGCCAGGCGAACTCGGCTGCGAGCCCCGGCTTTCCCGCACATGCCCAGGCCCAGCCATCCGAGCGAATCTGGGCACCGATCCACTCCCGGTAGGGGTTCCGGTGCATGCGGGTCACTTCCGGAGTGGTATTGATCCGATTGTGAGCCAGGCGTGCCGAGCCGTTCCAGAAGTTCAAGACGGCTTGGGTCTCAGCAGTACAGATCGCCATGAACGGAATGCGCGCGGTCCAACATGTGGCGACGTCATGCCAGCGAAATTCCGGGCCGTATTGTTCGAGCACAGCGAGGCCGACCAGCGAGTAGTGGATGTCATCATCCGGCTCCATGAAGGCGATATTCTCGCGGGTCGAGAGTTTGCACAGCGCCTGCACTTCTCCCGAACGCTCTGGGATGTAGTCCTGCAGCGGCCAGGCGTCCGCGCCTTGCAGATAGGACTTGATGGCCTTTCGGCCACCCTGCATCCCCATCAGTTCCACCGGCTTGCCGGATGCGCAACCACAACAACGTCCCGTCCATGCGCCGTGCAATCGATCGCGCAAGGCTGCTTCGCTCATCACCCACGGGAGGATCTCGATCGGATCGCTCGGCCGCAGGCTGCGAATGGCTTCGAGATCGTTGGGCTCCCGCGCCTCGAGTTCCGGGTCGGCCGAAAGAGCCAGGAGCTCATCGTAGAGAGGGTCGATGGCCTCCGAATTCCAGGCGTCTTCGATGGGATCGAGCGCATCGATTCGGGCCAGGAGGTCATCCCCGATCGAGCACCCCTCGTCGATGCGCTGCTTCCTTTCTTCCAACAACAATCCGAGATCCGAAGCCCAGCCCGCCATTCGTTCTCCTCTCTAGGAGCCGAACGATAGGTGCCCATGGGTCGCCCCGTCCATGGCGGAAGAGAAGAGGCTAGCCCGCAGCACTGACGTCGGGGTTCCGATACCACCCTCGCAGATACGGCTCGTCGTTCTCGTTCCACGGATGAAAGCCCGGACGGAAGTACTTGCCGATCATTCGCAACTGAGGGCCGGCGATCTTTCGGTTGAGTTCACGCGCGCTCTTTCGCATGTCTTCGCTGACCGGTTGGGGATCTTCCCGCGACATGCGAACGACGAGCCGGTTGAGCGGGACCGCCAACAGCGCGATGGCCGCGACAGCCGACAGCACCCGCAGCCAATACCCTCCCCCTACCTCGCGAAAGAGGTCGAAGGCTACGGCCTTGTGCTCGAGCTCCTCGGCAGCGTGCCAGCGCCAGAACCGGAGCGCCTCGGGGTGCATGCTCTCCGCGACCACAGGCTCAGAAAATACCGTGTGCGCGCCAACGGCCGTCAGGTGCTCCAGAAAGACGGTCACTCCCAACCTCATCTTCTTCGGCAGGAACTTCTCCATCCGCGCGACGGTCCGTCTGGCATACGCGGTCTCGCGCGCAACGTCCACACCGAACCGAGCAAGCGATGCGTTGAACTCATTGTGGGCCCTGGTGTGCAGTCCTTCCTGTTGAACGAAGGCTTCGATCAGCGCCTTCT
This window encodes:
- a CDS encoding ADP-ribosylglycohydrolase family protein: MAGWASDLGLLLEERKQRIDEGCSIGDDLLARIDALDPIEDAWNSEAIDPLYDELLALSADPELEAREPNDLEAIRSLRPSDPIEILPWVMSEAALRDRLHGAWTGRCCGCASGKPVELMGMQGGRKAIKSYLQGADAWPLQDYIPERSGEVQALCKLSTRENIAFMEPDDDIHYSLVGLAVLEQYGPEFRWHDVATCWTARIPFMAICTAETQAVLNFWNGSARLAHNRINTTPEVTRMHRNPYREWIGAQIRSDGWAWACAGKPGLAAEFAWRDAHWTHTRNGIYGEMFCAAMQAAAFVEDDSQKLVDIGLSQIPAECRLAEGVRQCLTWIETCSDWEACMERLEARYPGMSPVHTINNALICVLSLFYGQMDSRISTTIAVMAGLDTDCNGATVGSIVGAAAGRSAFDESFAAPLNDLVKPAMIGFSDTTLTDLAERHLTVWKRVDEYARRIG
- a CDS encoding metal-dependent hydrolase, encoding MNLSTRTASSRAAAPFSVPAGVVVEPRRFDFRDLDAIPKYWFADNAIITHMENAFSFLIPPGEAFFIRSVRNYQDRAKDPAQKALIEAFVQQEGLHTRAHNEFNASLARFGVDVARETAYARRTVARMEKFLPKKMRLGVTVFLEHLTAVGAHTVFSEPVVAESMHPEALRFWRWHAAEELEHKAVAFDLFREVGGGYWLRVLSAVAAIALLAVPLNRLVVRMSREDPQPVSEDMRKSARELNRKIAGPQLRMIGKYFRPGFHPWNENDEPYLRGWYRNPDVSAAG